One genomic window of Sphingopyxis sp. OPL5 includes the following:
- a CDS encoding tetratricopeptide repeat protein, which translates to MDLIGSFRLARPDGSRVPIAAKRSRILLAMLATSRSGERSRRWLQERIWGSRERANSQASLRRELSNLRSLVNSGDHPLLIIGYETVALDLTQILVDVRDPARVAESRDEFLEGIDIAWEEGFEDWLREERQAIDSAREAAGDLFVGDRPSALSDDDGQQADGRPAISILVHDHDLPEGQAATVEELVGHLAESIAGLRWLPLVGAPAANQRLSGRGSLVRARKTQGVVYLLSCQPVPGEAILISLCEAASGRVIWSSRHDLNQNGPGGDIKRVAIDAIAAVSSRIEADQAERLQDRPIEDLNPDELLWRARWHKRRLTRADAELTADLLDLAATARPGTVDLIIEQAEAEASRIWATASVPGSFDDLRARVALARDIDPYDARAWLLLGVIDMWQGQHDSAAALMHEAIALNPSFSPAYAQLGTCYILSGEPDDGIRTIHTALRLTPQDNKNFHRFGQLALANIMLENYDEAVNSANSALARRPGYSFGHVYGAAALWMNGDHEEAERAAAKLLSSRPDYDLELLKAIPFKDRIWNDRLYGAMSQLFDRCRSPERATGN; encoded by the coding sequence TTGGACCTGATCGGATCGTTTCGATTGGCGCGACCAGATGGGTCACGCGTGCCGATTGCCGCGAAACGATCGCGCATCCTGCTCGCGATGCTGGCGACGTCCCGTTCGGGCGAGCGCTCGCGCCGCTGGTTGCAGGAGCGCATCTGGGGCAGCCGCGAGCGAGCCAATTCGCAAGCCAGCCTTCGCCGCGAGCTTTCGAACCTGCGATCGCTGGTCAATTCCGGCGATCATCCCTTGTTGATCATCGGTTACGAAACCGTCGCGCTCGATCTGACGCAGATCCTTGTCGACGTCCGCGACCCCGCCCGGGTCGCTGAATCGCGCGACGAATTTCTCGAAGGGATCGACATCGCCTGGGAAGAAGGATTCGAGGACTGGCTCCGCGAGGAACGACAGGCCATCGACTCGGCGCGCGAGGCCGCCGGCGACCTCTTTGTCGGCGATCGGCCCTCGGCGCTATCCGATGACGATGGTCAGCAGGCCGATGGGCGTCCCGCGATCAGCATCCTGGTCCATGATCATGACCTCCCCGAAGGCCAGGCGGCGACCGTCGAGGAGTTGGTCGGTCATCTGGCCGAGAGCATCGCGGGCCTGCGCTGGTTGCCCCTTGTCGGAGCGCCGGCGGCGAACCAGCGCCTGTCCGGGCGGGGCAGCCTGGTTCGCGCGCGCAAGACGCAGGGGGTGGTGTATCTTTTGAGCTGCCAACCCGTGCCGGGCGAGGCGATTTTGATCTCCTTGTGCGAGGCGGCTTCGGGCCGCGTGATCTGGTCGAGCCGTCACGATCTCAACCAGAACGGACCGGGCGGCGACATCAAGCGCGTCGCGATCGATGCCATCGCCGCGGTTTCGTCGCGCATCGAGGCGGATCAGGCGGAACGGTTGCAGGATCGCCCGATCGAGGATCTCAATCCCGATGAACTTTTGTGGCGCGCCCGCTGGCACAAGCGCCGCCTCACGCGTGCCGATGCGGAACTGACCGCCGATCTGCTGGACCTCGCGGCGACGGCGCGACCGGGAACGGTGGACCTCATAATCGAGCAGGCCGAAGCGGAGGCCTCTCGTATCTGGGCGACCGCATCGGTGCCGGGATCGTTCGACGATCTCCGCGCTCGGGTCGCGCTCGCGCGCGACATCGATCCTTATGACGCGCGTGCGTGGCTGCTGCTGGGGGTCATCGACATGTGGCAGGGCCAGCACGACAGTGCCGCGGCCCTGATGCACGAGGCGATTGCGCTGAACCCCAGCTTTTCGCCTGCTTACGCCCAGTTGGGTACATGTTATATATTATCGGGCGAGCCCGACGACGGGATCCGCACGATCCATACGGCCTTGCGCTTGACCCCCCAGGACAACAAGAATTTTCATCGCTTCGGGCAACTGGCGCTCGCCAATATCATGCTCGAAAACTACGACGAGGCGGTCAACAGCGCGAACTCCGCACTGGCCCGGCGTCCGGGATATTCGTTCGGCCATGTCTATGGGGCCGCGGCGCTTTGGATGAACGGCGATCATGAAGAGGCCGAGCGTGCCGCGGCAAAGCTGTTGAGCAGCAGGCCGGACTATGACCTCGAATTGTTGAAGGCTATTCCGTTCAAGGACCGGATCTGGAACGACAGACTTTACGGCGCGATGTCGCAGTTGTTCGATCGATGCCGTTCGCCGGAACGCGCGACGGGGAACTGA